In Nasonia vitripennis strain AsymCx chromosome 2, Nvit_psr_1.1, whole genome shotgun sequence, a genomic segment contains:
- the LOC100678345 gene encoding farnesol dehydrogenase-like, with translation MNRWKGKVAVVTGASSGIGLALSKSLIQEGMIVVGLARRKELMASRMKNVDGSCRFHPVKCDVAQEENVTDSFKWIKDTFGSTNILINNAGLAYLGTVENTPSSQLQHVLNVNVLGLSYCSKEAIKLMKESQEESHIVNMCSILGHTVVPAKNGLLNIYSASKFAVRALSKTLRQELLDTKIRVSNISPGMIKAEIMERYWDAYPKLRNWPAMNPEDVADSVVHVIAAPSVVEITELTLRPKNSKSTPKGKDEDENLSAHSTV, from the exons ATGAACCGCTGGAAGGGGAAAGTAGCCGTAGTAACAGGAGCATCTTCGGGAATCGGACTTGCGCTCTCGAAATCGTTGATTCAAGAGGGTATGATTGTCGTCGGTTTGGCGCGAAGAAAAGAGCTGATGGCG AGTCGTATGAAAAACGTGGATGGATCATGTAGATTCCACCCTGTAAAATGCGATGTTGCACAAGAGGAAAACGTCACTGACTCGTTTAAATGGATAAAAGACACTTTCGGATCTaccaatattttaataaacaacGCTGGATTAGCTTACTTGGGGACAGTAGAAA ATACGCCCTCGTCTCAACTTCAACACGTCCTAAACGTAAATGTCTTGGGACTTTCGTACTGTTCGAAAGAGGCGATAAAATTGATGAAGGAAAGTCAGGAAGAGTCGCACATTGTCAATATGTGCAG TATTCTGGGGCATACGGTTGTTCCTGCAAAAAATGGCCTCCTCAACATATATTCCGCAAGTAAATTCGCCGTCAGAGCTTTGTCGAAAACTTTGAGGCAAGAGCTTCTGGACACGAAAATACGCGTTTCG AACATAAGTCCAGGCATGATAAAAGCTGAGATAATGGAAAGATATTGGGATGCGTATCCCAAACTGAGAAATTGGCCTGCAATGAATCCAGAGGATGTCGCCGATTCCGTTGTGCATGTTATCGCAGCACCGTCCGTTGTCGAGATCACCGAGTTAACTTTACGACCGAAAAACTCGAAGTCGACCCCTAAAGGAAAGGAcgaagatgaaaatttaagCGC GCACTCAACtgtataa
- the LOC100379181 gene encoding serine protease codes for MELISFAKIVSIVLMVMVGSQNCRLVASRHNKDYRWKKIAELPSPPDCGFRQQAFRRVVSGVLSKERSWPWLAAIGTYDKSTGYAYYSCGGTLITSRHVVSAAHCFYEVKLNAIATLGSTTLDTADDAVHYSIKKIYIHPKYNHSGFENDVALLKLDEEVEFTDAIQPICLPIQSRRINRKNFVGESAFVAGWGALEFDGTQSNGLREAELRVIRNDKCQNDLRLMNITSNVICAGNEKKSPCQGDSGGPLMYRDGSIYYLIGIVSNGYRCGSGNTPAIFMRATSFTDYILANMH; via the exons ATGGAACTAATAAGCTTTGCCAAAATCGTTTCTATCGTTCTAATGGTAATGGTAGGATCGCAGAACTGCCGATTAGTCGCTTCGCGACACAATAAAG ATTACAGATGGAAAAAAATCGCCGAACTACCATCGCCACCGGACTGCGGCTTCCGTCAACAGGCTTTCCGACGAGTCGTCAGCGGGGTGCTGTCCAAAGAGC GCTCTTGGCCTTGGCTCGCCGCCATCGGTACCTACGACAAGAGTACCGGCTACGCGTACTACTCCTGCGGCGGCACTTTGATCACGAGTCGTCACGTAGTTTCGGCAGCACATTGCTTTTACGAGGTCAAGTTGAACGCGATCGCCACTTTGGGCAGTACTACCCTCGATACCGCTGACGACGCTGTTCACTATTCGATTAAGAAGATCTACATACATCCCAAGTACAACCACAGCGGTTTCGAGAACGATGTGGCTCTTTTGAAACTCGACGAGGAGGTGGAGTTCACGG ACGCCATACAGCCCATCTGCTTGCCTATCCAGTCGAGAAGAATCAACCGCAAGAATTTCGTGGGCGAATCTGCCTTCGTTGCTGGATGGGGTGCGCTGGAGTTTG ATGGCACGCAGAGCAATGGTCTTCGAGAAGCCGAACTTCGAGTGATCAGGAACGACAAGTGCCAGAATGATCTGCGCTTGATGAACATCACGTCGAACGTCATATGCGCtgggaatgagaaaaaaagtccCTGTCAG GGTGACAGCGGCGGCCCACTCATGTACAGGGACGGCTCGATCTATTACCTGATCGGTATTGTCTCTAACGGTTACCGATGCGGAAGTGGAAACACTCCCGCGATCTTCATGCGCGCGACTTCTTTCACCGACTACATCTTGGCTAACATGCATTAG